A window of the Brassica napus cultivar Da-Ae chromosome C5, Da-Ae, whole genome shotgun sequence genome harbors these coding sequences:
- the LOC125587120 gene encoding meiosis-specific protein ASY2-like: protein MSSAQGLSRQQKGNSVVAASAPARGPDGGCIGDLESTHHEAMMDTVDLSRSQRLLVADATRLAREGSETSSWGMRRMEDDSSEDDDSEAELFPTTFYPEGIFEELPRLHPDLLRPAFVAGQDWDGVEETKSTLRSVKRVLRAKNATGVTFLIPTKEQRPWSPPIGYQTVYKSYFQDDTRCWFPIPRLITAYARRRDIAISQLLNGSLRLAVTLSVLAEEIDMPMSVRSFEEMTSITDMKDGTYSVKMRPNCNVCAGHPNKTQNWQRSYFFIKSDDSAFEEPPREDYRVLWNRSCVGHPTSPVYPEDFLKSVRAVALLRIYRWSEITVEKIRELKDRIARREWRSDLPTVLPIRTKRLDIFPKDIQKRVSEAKRMGTLPDLSAMLAAQLGLASEEGPSTTVPRIGERGGSGVERSAEEASDVPPSGEPQKKKKKKKKRTEKPADEQSENPEEPTENEEGDVQEEELQPEEEASEAEISGELDDAVEVGEREESEIPLNAARPDGSEEDSGESPLLIRRRNDEVGDEARSPILASSREGTPVPIGEGVAQVGTSSRGSAILRRVPGVNFPDKVSFHYEGPAPLVYVPEKCGEFLRQLRGRVKPLPAVKDLIFGGEYEEAARAKLLGDSATNVVIDKYDTALKGALGELELAKEYAEKEEASARQLNASRADVERLNGMVARIIARRDELKAELEVSRGVVRELERKNAELESEKVLLAASHEREMRRLRDSRILEVTRERGRVEARWPRKLIVASLGFAPEKSDERAGSDISQATIEIFAEQEKKYEEEAEKLRVGEIPEEDLTLSPLVLDSQFVDARILASLDPYGSNAGLIDPEIAASLHVPLTHPTEERREDPTLLLEGPLADPEIVPRSGEVHASPAARESSVRASELSALNDRESDQEA from the exons ATGTCGTCGGCTCAGGGGTTATCGAGGCAGCAAAAGGGGAACTCAGTTGTTGCGGCATCAGCTCCGGCAAGGGGTCCAGACGGAGGTTGTATCGGGGATCTCGAGTCGACTCATCACGAGGCGATGATGGACACAGTTGATTTGTCTCGCTCCCAGAGGCTTTTGGTCGCAGATGCTACACGGCTTGCGAGGGAAGGGAGCGAAACGTCGTCGTGGGGGATGCGACGGA TGGAAGACGATTCTTCGGAAGACGACGACTCCGAAGCCGAGTTGTTTCCGACGACCTTCTATCCCGAAGGGATTTTCGAGGAGCTTCCGCGACTACATCCTGATTTATTGCGCCCTGCTTTCGTGGCTGGTCAAGATTGGGACGGTGTGGAGGAGACTAAGTCGACCCTGAGGAGCGTGAAGAGGGTTCTTCGGGCCAAGAACGCTACAGGCGTGACCTTCCTCATTCCTACGAAGGAGCAAAGGCCTTGGTCTCCTCCGATCGGGTACCAAACAGTATACAAGTCTTATTTCCAGGATGACACTCGCTGTTGGTTCCCCATCCCGCGACTGATCACCGCGTACGCTAGGCGGCGAGATATCGCGATTAGTCAGTTACTGAACGGCTCGCTGCGACTAGCCGTCACTCTATCAGTTCTAGCGGAGGAGATTGACATGCCGATGAGCGTCAGGTCGTTCGAGGAGATGACCTCGATAACCGATATGAAGGACGGAACCTACTCGGTGAAGATGCGACCAAACTGCAATGTGTGCGCCGGTCATCCAAACAAAACACAGAATTGGCAGCGTTCCTACTTCTTCATCAAGTCCGACGACTCGGCTTTCGAGGAGCCTCCTCGAGAGGACTATCGGGTCCTGTGGAACCGTTCTTGTG TTGGCCATCCCACGTCTCCAGTCTATCCTGAGGATTTCCTGAAGAGCGTTCGAGCCGTCGCTTTGCTTCGGATCTACCGTTGGTCCGAGATTACCGTCGAGAAGATTCGCGAGCTTAAGGACCGGATCGCTCGAA GAGAGTGGAGATCTGACCTTCCGACCGTTCTTCCTATTCGCACCAAGCGACTAGACATCTTCCCAAAGGACATCCAGAAGCGAGTCTCTGAAGCAAAGAGGATGGGAACTCTTCCCGATTTGAGCGCGATGTTAGCCGCCCAGCTGGGACTGGCCAGCGAGGAAGGACCTTCGACGACGGTTCCTCGCATTGGTGAG AGGGGCGGCTCGGGAGTCGAGAGGAGCGCCGAGGAGGCGAGCGACGTTCCTCCTTCTGGCGAAccccaaaagaagaagaagaagaagaagaagaggacagAGAAGCCTGCTGACGAGCAGTCGGAGAATCCCGAAGAACCGACTGAGAATGAGGAGGGTGatgttcaagaagaagaacttcAACCCGAAGAGGAGGCTTCTGAGGCTGAAATCTCGGGAGAACTGGACGATGCGGTGGAAGTTGGTGAAAGGGAGGAATCTGAAATTCCTCTTAACGCCGCCCGTCCGGACGGTTCTGAAGAAGACAGCGGAGAGTCGCCGCTTTTGATCAGGAGACGTAACGACGAGGTTGGCGATGAGGCGCGATCTCCTATTCTGGCGTCTTCTCGCGAGGGAACTCCGGTTCCCATTGGGGAAGGGGTCGCTCAGGTCGGCACTTCTTCTCGCGGCTCCGCTATCTTGAGGAGGGTGCCCGGAGTCAACTTTCCAGACAAGGTTTCGTTTCACTACGAGGGACCGGCCCCTCTAGTGTACGTTCCCGAGAAGTGTGGGGAGTTCCTTCGCCAATTAAGGGGGAGGGTGAAACCTTTGCCCGCTGTGAAGGACCTCATCTTTGGGGGTGAATACGAGGAAGCCGCGAGGGCCAAGCTGCTG GGGGATAGTGCGACGAACGTCGTGATCGATAAGTACGACACTGCCCTGAAGGGAGCTTTAGGCGAACTCGAGCTGGCTAAGGAGTACGCGGAGAAAGAGGAAGCTTCTGCTCGCCAGCTGAATGCGTCGAGGGCTGACGTCGAGAGGCTTAACGGGATGGTTGCTCGCATCATTGCTCGAAGAGACGAGCTCAAAGCCGAGTTGGAGGTATCCCGAGGAGTCGTTCGTGAGCTCGAGCGGAAGAACGCCGAACTTGAGAGCGAGAAGGTTTTGCTCGCTGCGTCTCATGAAAGAGAGATGAGGCGCCTTAGAGACTCCAGGATCCTGGAAGTGACGAGGGAAAGAGGAAGAGTTGAGGCGAGATGGCCGCGAAAGCTAATCGTCGCTTCGCTAGGATTCGCTCCCGAGAAGAGCGACGAG AGGGCTGGGAGCGACATCTCGCAAGCTACTATCGAGATTTTCGCCGAGCAAGAGAAGAAGTACGAGGAGGAAGCCGAGAAGCTTAGGGTGGGCGAGATACCCGAGGAAGATCTCACGCTTTCTCCTCTCGTATTGGACTCTCAGTTTGTGGATGCTCGAATCTTGGCGAGTCTCGATCCGTATGGGTCCAACGCCGGCTTGATCGATCCGGAGATTGCAGCGAGTCTTCACGTTCCGCTTACTCATCCGACTGAAGAGCGGCGCGAAGACCCGACGCTTCTTCTTGAAGGTCCTTTGGCCGATCCAGAGATCGTCCCGAGATCAGGTGAAGTGCATGCTTCTCCGGCTGCTCGTGAGTCAAGCGTCAGGGCTTCGGAGCTCTCCGCCCTCAACGATCGCGAGAGCGATCAGGAAGCTTAG
- the LOC125587119 gene encoding uncharacterized protein LOC125587119 — translation MPHNDPLLVDLDIGECLVAKVLIDTGSSVDLIFRDTLDKMGVDLRDMKPSSRTLTGFNGASEQMIGTIRLPVYAGGITRTVKFSVIRAKAPYNAILGTPWLHSMKAVPSTYHQCIKFPGKDGKTQTIRGDQQAARELLFATVKMQQQGGSSRSRN, via the coding sequence ATGCCACATAACGATCCTCTCCTCGTCGACCTTGACATCGGCGAATGTCTGGTCGCAAAAGTCCTTATTGATACCGGCAGCTCAGTCGATCTCATCTTTCGCGACACACTCGACAAAATGGGAGTTGATTTAAGGGATATGAAGCCTTCCTCTCGCACGCTCACCGGCTTCAACGGAGCCTCGGAGCAAATGATCGGGACAATTCGCCTTCCAGTTTACGCAGGTGGTATAACCCGCACcgtcaagttctccgtcatccGCGCCAAAGCACCCTATAATGCCATACTTGGAACACCATGGCTGCATTCCATGAAAGCCGTCCCTTCGACTTATCATCAATGCATCAAATTTCCCGGAAAAGACGGCAAAACTCAGACGATTCGGGGAGATCAACAAGCCGCGAGAGAACTACTGTTCGCAACTGTAAAGATGCAGCAACAAGGAGGAAGTTCTCGAAGTCGCAATTGA